One segment of Gilliamella sp. ESL0441 DNA contains the following:
- the ydiK gene encoding AI-2E family transporter YdiK yields the protein MQTEKNNSDLLKLILNLLIIGLFIIITYRIVEVFLFGFFWAVMVVITTWPLMKKIQKKLFNKRWLSLLVMALILAIVCVIPFILIFSSVAQNSHYLIEWAKTLSHHELPTLDWLNNIPMFGEELHQKWLDLIKTDGSDLITTIQPYIGTMIKWLIAQVTNIGIFIFHAGIMITFSLLLFLKGESITKNVYVFANRLSKQYGETTITLAGQSIRAVALGVVVTAITLALIGGLSFMLTKMPLAGILTLILFICCVAQIGPVIVMLGCIIWQFWNGHTVAGIILIIVAIVLTTLDSVMRAYLIKKGADLPFLLILFGVIGGLLGFGMMGLFIGPVVLALTYKIIQTWVSEQS from the coding sequence ATGCAAACAGAAAAAAATAATAGTGATTTATTGAAGTTAATTCTAAATCTTCTAATAATCGGATTATTTATTATTATAACTTACCGAATAGTTGAGGTTTTTTTATTCGGTTTTTTTTGGGCTGTAATGGTCGTCATTACGACTTGGCCATTAATGAAAAAAATTCAAAAGAAACTCTTTAACAAAAGATGGTTGTCTTTGCTAGTTATGGCATTAATATTGGCAATTGTTTGTGTCATTCCGTTTATTTTAATTTTTAGTAGTGTTGCTCAAAATAGTCACTATCTTATTGAATGGGCGAAAACGTTATCTCATCATGAATTACCAACTTTAGATTGGTTAAATAATATACCAATGTTCGGGGAAGAACTCCATCAAAAATGGCTAGATTTAATCAAAACGGATGGTTCAGATTTGATCACAACCATTCAACCTTATATCGGTACAATGATAAAATGGCTTATTGCACAAGTAACTAATATTGGTATATTTATTTTCCATGCTGGTATAATGATTACTTTTAGTTTATTACTCTTCTTAAAAGGAGAGAGTATTACTAAAAATGTTTATGTGTTTGCTAATCGTTTATCAAAACAATATGGCGAAACGACAATAACGTTAGCTGGACAATCAATTCGTGCTGTCGCGCTGGGCGTAGTAGTAACGGCAATTACTTTAGCATTAATCGGTGGCTTAAGTTTTATGTTAACTAAGATGCCGTTAGCTGGTATTTTAACACTGATCTTATTTATTTGTTGTGTGGCTCAAATTGGCCCTGTCATTGTCATGCTAGGCTGTATTATTTGGCAATTTTGGAATGGTCACACTGTAGCGGGTATTATCTTAATTATCGTCGCTATTGTATTAACAACACTTGATAGTGTTATGCGTGCATATTTAATTAAAAAAGGTGCGGATTTACCATTTTTGTTGATATTATTTGGTGTTATTGGCGGTTTACTTGGTTTTGGTATGATGGGATTATTTATCGGCCCGGTAGTACTAGCCTTAACCTACAAAATCATTCAGACTTGGGTTAGTGAGCAATCTTAA
- the eco gene encoding serine protease inhibitor ecotin, whose protein sequence is MKKLMLVLLTSAVLTACSTTPTLPQTVQNANDIAPYPQASEGYVRYAINLPPLANENNARVELLIGKEINVDCNVKRLTGTIKQEELKGWGYSYYVVENVNSGISTMMACLESTNKTEFVTVDHNLGWLDYNSRLPIMIYAPNDIQVKYRIWQPDSKVLPARVE, encoded by the coding sequence ATGAAAAAATTGATGCTTGTTTTGCTAACATCAGCTGTTCTTACAGCTTGTTCTACAACACCAACTTTACCGCAAACTGTACAAAATGCTAACGACATTGCGCCTTATCCTCAAGCAAGTGAAGGTTATGTGCGTTATGCGATAAATTTACCTCCTTTAGCTAATGAAAATAATGCCCGAGTTGAACTATTAATAGGAAAAGAGATAAATGTTGATTGTAATGTTAAACGCTTAACTGGAACAATCAAGCAAGAAGAATTAAAAGGTTGGGGATACTCTTATTACGTGGTTGAAAATGTTAATAGCGGTATATCAACGATGATGGCGTGTCTTGAAAGTACTAATAAGACTGAATTTGTTACAGTGGATCATAATTTAGGATGGCTAGATTATAATAGTCGGCTACCAATCATGATTTATGCGCCAAATGATATCCAAGTTAAATATCGTATATGGCAACCAGATTCTAAAGTATTGCCAGCCAGAGTTGAATAA
- a CDS encoding extracellular solute-binding protein, whose amino-acid sequence MFTQRKTILSIIAGVALALSHSAIAKDRVVHFYNWAGQIGHETINDFEKSTGIKLVYDVYDSNEALEGKLMAGHSGFDVVSPSDSFLARQIKSGIYLPLDKSKLPNWKNLDPNLMKLMATHDPDNTYAIPYVWMTTGIGYNIDKVKERLGDDAPVNSWDLVFKPENMEKLKDCGVAFLDAPTEIFASALQYLGKDPNSTDAKDYTGAAYDLLAKVRPNIRYFHSSQYITDLANGDICVILGWSGDILQARDRANEARNGVHIGYQIPKEGALVFFDTFAIPKDAANVDEAHEFLNFIMKPEIAAQVTNDVNFASANKEANDNFVKPRIKNDPAIYPSPEVMEKLFTLKVKEPKLERVITRTWTKLKTGR is encoded by the coding sequence ATGTTTACTCAACGTAAAACAATTCTTTCAATTATTGCTGGTGTTGCACTAGCGTTATCTCATTCTGCTATAGCTAAAGATCGTGTCGTACATTTTTATAATTGGGCCGGTCAAATTGGTCATGAAACTATCAACGATTTTGAAAAATCAACGGGTATCAAACTTGTTTATGATGTTTATGATTCTAATGAAGCGCTTGAAGGAAAATTAATGGCCGGTCATTCAGGCTTTGATGTCGTTTCACCTTCAGATAGTTTTTTAGCAAGGCAGATCAAATCAGGTATTTATCTACCGTTAGATAAAAGTAAATTACCAAATTGGAAAAATCTTGATCCTAATTTAATGAAATTAATGGCGACCCACGATCCAGATAATACTTATGCGATTCCTTATGTGTGGATGACAACGGGTATAGGATATAACATCGATAAAGTTAAAGAACGTTTAGGTGATGATGCGCCAGTAAATAGCTGGGATTTAGTGTTTAAACCTGAAAATATGGAAAAACTAAAAGATTGTGGTGTGGCATTTTTAGATGCGCCTACTGAAATTTTTGCCAGTGCGTTACAATATTTAGGTAAAGATCCTAATAGCACTGATGCCAAAGATTATACTGGTGCGGCTTATGATCTTTTAGCAAAAGTAAGACCGAATATTCGTTATTTTCATTCATCTCAATATATAACTGATCTTGCTAATGGTGATATTTGTGTCATTTTAGGTTGGTCTGGTGATATTTTACAGGCTCGAGATCGTGCAAATGAAGCTAGAAATGGCGTTCATATCGGTTATCAAATACCTAAAGAAGGGGCGTTAGTCTTTTTTGATACTTTTGCTATCCCAAAAGATGCAGCTAATGTCGATGAAGCTCATGAATTTTTAAACTTTATCATGAAGCCAGAAATTGCTGCGCAAGTCACAAATGATGTCAATTTTGCGAGTGCAAATAAAGAAGCAAATGACAATTTTGTTAAGCCGAGAATTAAAAATGATCCTGCTATTTATCCTTCACCAGAAGTGATGGAAAAATTGTTTACATTAAAAGTTAAAGAACCTAAACTTGAACGCGTGATTACTCGTACGTGGACAAAACTTAAAACTGGTCGATAA
- the potG gene encoding putrescine ABC transporter ATP-binding subunit PotG: MVTPLLEIKNLTKVFNDDYYAVDDINLTIYTGEIFALLGASGSGKSTLLRMLAGFEQPTSGQIILDGKDLSQVPPYNRPINMMFQSYALFPHMTVEQNIAFGLKQDRLDNKEIKHRVEEMLALVHMEQFGKRKPHQLSGGQRQRVALARSLAKRPKLLLLDEPMGALDKQLRDRMQLEVVSILEQVGATCVMVTHDQEEAMTMAGRIAIMNKGQFVQIGEPEEIYEHPNSRYSAEFIGSVNVFDGILQETLEDGLVISCPMIKHPLKVDYDSPAVEGVPIQVALRPEKIKLCDDIPEDGYNVATGEVVEIAYLGDLSIYHVKLSSGQIIIAQLQNEHRYRKGMPTWGDTVNLSWDVDSCVVLTE, translated from the coding sequence ATGGTTACTCCGCTATTGGAGATCAAAAATTTAACCAAAGTTTTTAATGATGATTATTATGCCGTTGATGATATTAATCTCACTATCTATACCGGTGAAATTTTTGCCTTGCTTGGTGCTTCAGGAAGTGGTAAATCGACACTTTTACGTATGTTAGCTGGATTTGAACAACCAACATCTGGGCAAATTATTTTAGATGGTAAAGATTTATCACAAGTACCACCTTATAATCGTCCAATTAATATGATGTTTCAATCGTATGCTCTCTTTCCTCACATGACGGTTGAGCAAAATATCGCTTTTGGTCTTAAACAAGATAGATTAGATAATAAAGAGATCAAACATCGCGTTGAAGAAATGCTAGCGCTTGTTCATATGGAACAATTTGGAAAACGTAAGCCACATCAATTATCAGGTGGTCAAAGACAACGCGTTGCCTTAGCTCGTAGCTTGGCAAAACGTCCAAAATTATTGCTACTTGATGAACCAATGGGGGCGTTAGATAAACAACTTCGTGACCGCATGCAACTTGAAGTTGTGAGTATTTTAGAACAAGTTGGCGCAACTTGTGTGATGGTTACCCATGATCAAGAAGAAGCCATGACTATGGCTGGACGTATCGCTATCATGAATAAAGGGCAATTCGTTCAAATTGGTGAACCGGAAGAAATTTATGAACATCCAAATAGCCGTTATAGTGCGGAGTTTATTGGATCGGTAAATGTGTTTGATGGCATCTTGCAAGAAACACTTGAAGACGGCTTGGTTATTAGTTGTCCGATGATTAAGCATCCATTAAAAGTTGATTACGATTCCCCTGCGGTGGAAGGTGTTCCTATTCAAGTTGCACTTCGTCCCGAGAAAATCAAATTATGTGACGATATTCCTGAAGACGGCTATAACGTTGCGACTGGTGAAGTGGTTGAAATTGCCTATTTAGGTGATTTATCGATTTATCATGTTAAGTTATCAAGTGGGCAAATTATTATTGCACAACTACAAAATGAGCACCGTTATCGAAAAGGAATGCCGACTTGGGGGGATACCGTTAACCTAAGTTGGGATGTTGATAGCTGTGTGGTTCTAACCGAATAA
- a CDS encoding ABC transporter permease subunit yields MIILIIYSFNSSRLVTVWAEFSTKWYFELIHNQTLLKAVGLSLTIAACAATFAIVLGTLAAFAVIRFRRFRGSNLFSFMTTAPLVMPDVITGLALLLLFVGMGQVLGWPKDRGAITIWMAHTTFCTAYVTVVISARLRELDKSIEEAALDLGANPLKVFFVITLPMIAPALVSGWLLAFTLSLDDVVIANFVTGPGAMTLPKLIFSKVRLGVDPQVNALATIILLIVGIIGFISWLWMRKSERRRLRETRMH; encoded by the coding sequence ATGATTATTTTGATTATTTATTCATTTAATAGTTCTCGTTTAGTCACCGTTTGGGCGGAGTTTTCAACAAAATGGTACTTTGAATTAATTCATAATCAAACCTTACTTAAGGCTGTTGGTCTAAGTTTAACCATTGCGGCTTGCGCAGCAACATTTGCGATTGTACTTGGTACCTTGGCTGCTTTTGCCGTTATTCGTTTTAGACGATTCCGTGGTTCAAATCTGTTTTCTTTTATGACAACAGCACCATTGGTTATGCCTGATGTAATAACGGGTTTAGCATTGCTATTGCTCTTTGTTGGAATGGGGCAGGTGCTAGGTTGGCCAAAAGATCGGGGTGCTATCACGATTTGGATGGCACATACAACCTTCTGTACTGCCTATGTGACAGTAGTAATCAGTGCAAGATTAAGAGAATTGGATAAATCTATCGAAGAAGCTGCATTAGATTTAGGCGCAAATCCATTAAAAGTCTTTTTTGTAATAACGTTACCAATGATAGCACCTGCTTTAGTATCGGGTTGGTTGCTCGCATTTACATTATCACTTGATGATGTGGTTATTGCTAATTTTGTGACTGGACCTGGTGCCATGACCTTACCAAAACTCATCTTCTCTAAAGTTCGGTTGGGTGTTGATCCTCAAGTTAATGCACTTGCCACAATTATTCTATTAATTGTTGGCATTATAGGGTTTATTTCATGGTTATGGATGCGTAAGTCAGAACGTCGTCGATTGCGTGAAACACGTATGCATTAA
- the ribB gene encoding 3,4-dihydroxy-2-butanone-4-phosphate synthase: protein MNQFNLNEFGTPLERVKKAIESIQAGQGVLVLDDEDRENEGDIIWAAQTITPEQMALTIRYGSGIVCLCMPKQQCDKLNLPMMVSNNTSKNHTAFTISIEAAKGVSTGVSAVDRVTTIKAAVADEAKPSDLNHPGHVFPLVAKEGGVLARRGHTEASVDLVKLAGFKPAAVICELTNDDGSMARAPQVVEFAKQHHLPVVTIEDIASYLKSLSK from the coding sequence ATGAATCAGTTTAATTTAAATGAATTTGGAACACCACTAGAACGTGTCAAAAAAGCGATTGAATCCATTCAAGCAGGGCAAGGTGTATTAGTTTTGGATGATGAAGATCGAGAAAATGAAGGCGATATTATTTGGGCTGCACAAACCATAACCCCAGAGCAAATGGCACTTACTATCCGTTATGGAAGTGGGATAGTTTGCTTATGTATGCCAAAACAACAGTGTGATAAATTGAATCTACCCATGATGGTATCAAATAATACCAGTAAAAATCACACAGCTTTTACAATTTCAATTGAAGCGGCTAAAGGTGTTTCAACTGGCGTATCAGCGGTAGATCGCGTTACGACAATTAAAGCCGCTGTTGCTGATGAGGCTAAGCCAAGTGATTTAAATCATCCTGGGCATGTTTTTCCGCTGGTTGCTAAAGAGGGCGGAGTACTTGCTCGACGAGGACATACCGAAGCATCTGTCGATTTGGTCAAATTAGCTGGATTCAAACCTGCTGCGGTAATTTGTGAATTAACCAATGATGACGGTTCGATGGCAAGAGCACCACAAGTGGTTGAATTTGCTAAACAGCATCATCTTCCAGTAGTGACGATCGAAGATATTGCAAGTTACTTAAAATCATTATCGAAATAA